A stretch of Dysidea avara chromosome 5, odDysAvar1.4, whole genome shotgun sequence DNA encodes these proteins:
- the LOC136255065 gene encoding zinc finger MYM-type protein 1-like yields the protein MATANFPSAPHQPARLSFPKRSFGKKAVALRAFQASWFSMWKWIHYDETNDRAYCFYCVKGFKEGKLKAPNADPAFVSKGFCNWKDGTLSFRKHELSACHKEAIEVMVTLPATVKDIGELSSQSHANQKAKNRQLFLQILSSLKFLARQGLPLRGDKDEKDGNFMQVLKLKSENNPAIADWLERTHPKHTSHQIQDEVLGIMAEHVITKISSSIHDAPFISIMSDETTDITNKEQLTIVIRWVTDDFEVHEEFVGLYVVPSIDSNTIFAKIIIVLELLNLSVTKIRGQCYDGASSMCGIRNGVAKQIMDLEPRALYTHCYGHSLNLAASDVVKQSKILQDALDTTREITKLIKYSPRRDNIFQGIQDMMSATENLPGIRVLCPTRWTVRADSLASVTKNYTVLQSTWEEALEATKDSETKARIQGVASQMLTFKFLFGTMLAEMVLKHTDNLSRTLQHKAMSAAAGQKVAQMTVQTLQSIRNDESFHLFWEKVSLFANSLEVDDPQLPRRRKRPNRYEEGTSTGDFPSNPKEVFRPQYFEAIDLVTACIKDRFDQPGYKVYHQAEELILKASRKEPFNSELEFVIKFYKDDFEQCLLEAQLSTFGLDFKYDGKSNISILDVKEYFQSLSTSQRALLSEVSRLLQIILVMPATNATSERSFSALRRVKSYLRNSMGQARLNSLMVLHVHKELTDELNLKNVANQ from the exons ATGGCAACAGCTAATTTTCCTAGTGCTCCGCATCAACCAGCAAGACTAAGTTTCCCAAAGCGATCTTTTGGGAAGAAAGCTGTAGCCTTACGCGCGTTTCAAGCGTCATGGTTTAGCATGTGGAAGTGGATACACTATGACGAAACGAATGATAGAGCATACTGTTTCTATTGTGTGAAGGGATTCAAAGAGGGCAAGCTGAAGGCACCTAACGCTGATCCAGCATTT GTATCAAAAGGATTTTGCAATTGGAAGGATGGGACATTGAGTTTCAGAAAGCATGAACTAAGTGCATGCCACAAGGAAGCCATCGAGGTTATGGTTACTTTGCCAGCAACTGTGAAAGATATTGGAGAACTATCATCACAAAGCCATGCTAATCAAAAGGCAAAAAATCGACAGTTATTTCTTCAAATCTTGTCAAGCCTTAAATTCTTAGCCCGCCAAGGCTTGCCCCTTAGAGGTGATAAGGATGAGAAAGATGGAAATTTTATGCAAGTCCTTAAGCTGAAATCAGAAAACAACCCAGCTATAGCTGATTGGTTAGAGCGAACACATCCAAAGCACACAAGTCATCAAATTCAGGATGAAGTCCTTGGGATAATGGCAGAACATGTCATCACGAAGATCTCTTCTAGTATTCACGATGCCCCTTTTATTTCAATAATGAGTGATGAAACAACCGATAtaacaaataaagaacagttgaCAATTGTCATCCGTTGGGTAACAGATGATTTCGAAGTTCATGAGGAGTTTGTTGGGCTATATGTTGTACCATCAATCGATTCAAATACCATCTTTGCCAAAATAATCATTGTTCTTGAACTATTAAATTTGTCAGTGACTAAAATACGTGGCCAATGCTATGATGGAGCTAGCTCAATGTGTGGAATCAGAAATGGTGTAGCTAAACAAATAATGGATCTAGAGCCTAGGGCTCTTTATACTCACTGCTATGGCCATTCTCTTAATTTGGCCGCTAGTGATGTAGTAAAACAGTCCAAAATTTTACAAGATGCACTGGATACTACCAGAGAAATAACAAAACTCATAAAGTACTCCCCACGAAGAGATAACATTTTTCAAGGCATACAGGACATGATGTCAGCTACAGAGAACTTACCTGGAATCCGGGTGCTCTGTCCGACTAGATGGACTGTGCGAGCAGATTCCCTTGCAAGTGTAACTAAGaattacacagtattacaaagcACTTGGGAAGAGGCTCTCGAAGCTACCAAAGACAGTGAAACCAAAGCCCGTATTCAAGGAGTAGCATCACAAATGCTTACTTTCAAGTTTCTTTTTGGCACTATGTTAGCTGAAATGGTTTTAAAACACACTGATAACCTTAGTCGCACTTTGCAACACAAGGCCATGTCTGCAGCTGCTGGCCAGAAAGTAGCTCAAATGACTGTGCAAACATTGCAATCAATACGAAATGATGAATCTTTTCACTTGTTTTGGGAAAAAGTATCTTTGTTTGCAAACTCCTTGGAAGTGGATGACCCACAATTACCTCGTCGCCGCAAACGACCTAATCGATATGAAGAAGGAACTTCAACAGGTGACTTTCCAAGCAATCCAAAGGAGGTCTTTCGCCCGCAGTATTTTGAGGCTATTGATTTGGTCACTGCATGCATCAAAGATCGATTTGATCAACCAGGCTACAAAGTATACCACCAAGCAGAGGAGCTAATTTTAAAAGCTAGCAGGAAGGAACCATTTAATTCAGAATTAGAATTTGTCATCAAATTTTACAAAGATGACTTTGAACAATGTCTGTTGGAGGCACAACTTTCTACCTTTGGACTGGACTTTAAGTATGATGGCAAATCTAATATCAGCATCCTTGATGTAAAGGAGTACTTTCAGTCTCTTTCCACAAGTCAAAGGGCTTTGTTGTCAGAAGTCAGTCGTTTGTTACAAATAATATTAGTAATGCCTGCAACCAATGCCACATCAGAACGTTCCTTCAGTGCTTTAAGGAGGGTAAAAAGCTACCTTAGAAATTCCATGGGGCAAGCAAGGCTCAACTCCCTTATGGTGCTCCATGTACATAAAGAGTTAACAGATGAATTAAATCTTAAAAATGTGGCAAATCAATAA